The Gemmatimonadaceae bacterium genome has a segment encoding these proteins:
- a CDS encoding hydantoinase B/oxoprolinase family protein — MSFDPLALTVFSNAVAMIAEEMGTVLERGALSPNIRERRDASSALFDAAGRMIAQAAHIPVHLGAMPESVRAVLAHDPRAGDVFLLNDPNHGGSHLPDLTMIEVIADGDRIVGFAAVRAHHADVGGISPGSMPRGATELVQEGIIVPPVRIARHGEWQDDVLRLVLANVRTPDERRGDLRAQRAACAAGRDGWLALRAREGGAMVEAACDALLDYTERRTRARIAQLGSARGSARDALEGDGVTDADIPIVVALEALGDRLRLDFTGTSPMVAGNVNAPFAVTRAAAVFVLRTLLDDDVPTNDGIARALELVVPEGTAINARWPAAVAAGNVEMSQRVTDTIFAALADAGVDVPAQGQGTMNNITFGGRGWTFYETLGGGQGGSSRGAGPDAVHVGMSNTRNTPIEALEHAYPIRIDEYAVRRGSGGTGAQRGGDGVVRRYRVLEPCTVTLVTERRRRAPLGAVGGGNGHPGLNLLNGEPIPAKCRLELRPGDVVSVLTPGGGGWGEA, encoded by the coding sequence ATGTCCTTCGACCCTCTCGCCCTCACCGTCTTTTCCAATGCGGTCGCCATGATCGCCGAGGAGATGGGGACCGTGCTCGAACGCGGGGCGCTGTCGCCTAACATTCGCGAACGTCGCGACGCCTCGTCGGCGCTGTTCGATGCGGCAGGGCGGATGATCGCGCAGGCGGCGCACATCCCGGTGCACCTGGGAGCGATGCCGGAGTCGGTGCGGGCGGTGCTGGCGCACGATCCGCGCGCTGGCGACGTCTTCCTGCTCAACGATCCCAACCACGGTGGCTCGCACCTTCCCGACCTCACCATGATCGAGGTCATCGCGGATGGCGATCGCATCGTCGGCTTTGCGGCGGTGCGTGCGCACCACGCCGACGTGGGCGGCATCTCGCCGGGATCGATGCCGCGCGGGGCAACGGAGCTGGTGCAGGAGGGGATCATCGTCCCGCCGGTGCGCATTGCGCGGCACGGGGAGTGGCAGGACGACGTGTTGCGCCTGGTGCTGGCCAACGTGCGCACGCCTGACGAGCGGCGCGGCGACCTGCGCGCGCAGCGTGCCGCCTGCGCCGCCGGTCGCGACGGCTGGCTGGCGTTGCGTGCGCGCGAAGGCGGCGCGATGGTGGAGGCGGCGTGCGACGCGCTCCTCGACTACACCGAACGGCGGACGCGTGCTCGCATTGCGCAGTTGGGGAGTGCGCGCGGCTCGGCGCGCGACGCCCTCGAGGGCGACGGCGTGACCGACGCCGACATCCCGATCGTCGTGGCGCTCGAGGCACTCGGCGACCGCCTGCGCCTCGACTTCACCGGGACGTCGCCGATGGTGGCGGGTAACGTCAACGCCCCCTTTGCCGTCACGAGAGCGGCGGCTGTCTTCGTCCTGCGCACCTTGCTCGACGACGACGTTCCGACCAACGACGGCATTGCGCGCGCGCTCGAACTCGTCGTCCCAGAGGGAACCGCGATCAATGCGCGCTGGCCGGCGGCAGTGGCGGCCGGCAACGTCGAAATGTCGCAGCGCGTGACCGACACGATCTTCGCCGCCCTCGCCGACGCCGGCGTGGACGTCCCGGCGCAAGGGCAGGGGACGATGAACAACATCACGTTCGGCGGGCGCGGCTGGACGTTCTATGAGACGTTAGGCGGCGGACAGGGGGGCTCGTCGCGCGGGGCGGGGCCGGATGCGGTGCACGTGGGGATGAGCAACACGCGCAATACGCCCATCGAGGCGCTGGAGCACGCCTATCCCATCCGCATCGACGAGTACGCCGTACGCCGCGGGTCGGGGGGAACCGGGGCACAGCGCGGGGGCGACGGCGTCGTGCGTCGCTATCGCGTCCTCGAACCGTGCACCGTCACGCTCGTCACCGAGCGTCGGCGGCGCGCCCCGTTAGGCGCGGTGGGTGGCGGCAACGGGCACCCCGGGCTCAACCTGCTCAACGGCGAGCCGATTCCGGCCAAGTGTCGCCTCGAGCTGCGGCCGGGCGACGTCGTCAGCGTCCTCACCCCGGGGGGCGGCGGGTGGGGCGAGGCGTGA
- a CDS encoding carbohydrate binding family 9 domain-containing protein, translating into MPSNAFLNVAAVRVATRLTMCLALCFGASVPSAATAQQGREYAGRGAPQVTVPRLDEPITLDAALDEPAWNRAARLTGFWQYQPVDQREAAEPTEVRVLYSAQAIYFAIIATSDSGSVRATLSKRDQIANDDRVTIYLDTFDDRRRAFFFGANALGVQLDGVRTEGAASAGNMFGGSVDLNPDFRFETRGRLTATGYTVEMRIPFKSLRFPNGAQRWGIQVVRNIPGRGAEDTWTDAQRGASSLLAQSGLLLGIDNVERGIVTDIQPFITEAVSGSRTADGRFARDNGTLDGGVNLRFGFPSFAAEGTINPDFSQVESDAGLVTVNERFTLFLPERRPFFLEGIELFATPGQLVYSRQIANPVAGAKLTGKLGRAGFALLSALDEVPGKDALFNIARLRADYGGNSIVGLTVTDRRRTGEGNTVVAADNRLVFRKLYYFETQFGQSITTRDNETRSAPVWRAEFDRTGRSWGFNYQLRGFGDRFESDAGFVPRVGYQYAHGFNRLAWLGKAGSLFQNVTVFGGPTRYWRHGSLSSASQLEGQDEVSGFITMRGGWSISPSVSRDFFQVDRSVAAGVYAYDIEGHLTPWDPSVRLNDLWSTSLSVTSPVFGKVNGSLSFSNGAVPIFIEGVEGNQRRASASILVRPTAGTRIEATLTDSRITRSADGSGYAHSTIPRLKVEYQPTRALFFRVVSQYRADRVEALRLRGTTFPLFDADGVAIAASDTRSLRTDWLIQYEPSPGTTAFIGYGDGWRSPGRLADTGMRRQNDGIFLKVMYLFRQ; encoded by the coding sequence ATGCCATCGAATGCTTTCCTGAACGTGGCCGCGGTGCGCGTCGCCACGCGCCTCACCATGTGCCTTGCCCTCTGCTTCGGCGCGTCCGTTCCGTCAGCCGCAACGGCACAGCAGGGGCGCGAGTATGCGGGGCGAGGGGCTCCGCAGGTCACCGTCCCTCGTCTGGACGAGCCCATCACGCTTGACGCGGCGCTCGACGAGCCGGCGTGGAACCGCGCGGCGCGCCTCACGGGCTTCTGGCAGTACCAGCCGGTGGACCAGCGTGAGGCCGCTGAGCCCACCGAGGTTCGCGTCCTGTATTCGGCGCAGGCGATCTACTTCGCCATCATCGCCACGTCCGACTCGGGGAGCGTTCGCGCCACGCTCTCCAAACGCGACCAGATCGCCAACGACGATCGCGTCACGATCTACCTCGACACCTTCGACGACCGGCGCCGCGCCTTCTTCTTCGGCGCCAACGCGTTAGGCGTGCAGCTGGACGGCGTGCGCACCGAGGGGGCGGCCAGCGCGGGCAACATGTTCGGCGGGAGCGTCGACCTCAATCCTGACTTCCGATTCGAGACGCGCGGGCGCCTCACGGCCACGGGCTACACTGTCGAGATGCGGATCCCGTTCAAGAGCCTGCGCTTCCCCAACGGCGCGCAGCGGTGGGGCATCCAGGTGGTGCGCAATATCCCGGGACGTGGCGCCGAGGACACCTGGACCGATGCACAGCGCGGCGCCTCGTCGTTGCTGGCGCAGTCGGGGCTCCTGCTGGGGATCGACAACGTCGAGCGCGGCATCGTCACCGACATCCAGCCGTTCATCACCGAGGCGGTGTCGGGCTCGCGCACCGCCGACGGACGTTTCGCGCGCGACAACGGGACCCTTGACGGCGGCGTGAACCTTCGCTTCGGCTTTCCGTCGTTTGCCGCCGAGGGGACCATCAACCCCGATTTCTCGCAGGTGGAGTCCGACGCGGGGCTGGTGACGGTCAACGAGCGCTTCACCCTCTTCCTCCCGGAGCGCCGCCCATTCTTCCTCGAGGGGATCGAGCTCTTTGCCACGCCGGGCCAGCTCGTCTACTCGCGGCAGATCGCGAACCCGGTCGCCGGCGCCAAGCTCACGGGGAAGCTCGGGCGCGCCGGATTCGCCCTCCTCTCCGCGCTCGACGAGGTTCCGGGGAAGGATGCGCTCTTCAACATCGCGCGCCTGCGCGCCGACTACGGTGGCAACTCGATCGTGGGGCTCACCGTCACCGATCGGCGCCGGACCGGCGAGGGCAACACCGTGGTCGCCGCCGACAACCGTCTCGTCTTCCGCAAGCTGTACTACTTCGAGACGCAGTTCGGGCAGTCGATCACCACGCGCGACAACGAGACGCGATCGGCACCAGTCTGGCGCGCCGAGTTCGATCGCACCGGACGATCGTGGGGATTCAACTACCAGCTGCGCGGCTTTGGAGATCGTTTTGAGAGCGATGCCGGTTTCGTCCCGCGCGTCGGCTATCAGTATGCGCACGGCTTCAATCGACTCGCCTGGCTGGGGAAGGCCGGCTCGCTCTTCCAGAACGTGACGGTGTTCGGCGGGCCGACGCGCTATTGGCGGCACGGATCGCTCTCCAGCGCGTCGCAACTGGAGGGGCAGGACGAGGTGAGTGGCTTCATCACCATGCGTGGCGGCTGGAGCATCAGTCCGTCGGTGAGCCGCGACTTCTTCCAGGTGGATCGCAGCGTTGCGGCTGGCGTCTATGCCTACGACATCGAGGGGCATCTCACGCCGTGGGACCCCAGCGTGCGCCTCAACGACCTCTGGTCAACGTCGCTGTCGGTCACGTCGCCCGTCTTCGGCAAGGTCAACGGCTCGCTGTCGTTCTCCAACGGCGCGGTGCCGATCTTCATCGAGGGGGTCGAGGGCAATCAACGCCGCGCCTCGGCGTCGATCCTGGTACGTCCCACCGCGGGGACGCGCATCGAGGCGACGCTCACCGATTCGCGCATCACGCGCTCGGCCGACGGCTCCGGCTATGCACACAGCACCATTCCGCGGCTCAAGGTCGAGTACCAGCCCACGCGCGCGCTCTTCTTCCGTGTCGTGTCGCAGTATCGCGCCGACCGCGTGGAGGCGTTGCGGCTGCGGGGCACCACGTTCCCGCTCTTCGATGCCGACGGCGTGGCGATCGCGGCCAGCGACACGCGCTCGCTGCGCACCGACTGGCTCATCCAGTACGAACCATCGCCGGGAACCACCGCCTTCATCGGCTACGGCGACGGGTGGCGTTCGCCGGGACGCCTGGCCGACACCGGGATGCGGCGGCAGAACGATGGGATCTTCCTCAAGGTGATGTACCTCTTCCGGCAGTGA
- a CDS encoding MBL fold metallo-hydrolase codes for MRYGGNTTCVEVRTDDNHLVVLDAGTGIRELGRSLVADGSGRPIRGEIFFSHAHWDHIQGLPFFTPTFQAGNHFTLWGSPSLERSLEVVLRQQMSPVVFPVNFDQLSARMEVRTLAGPRYDGPGYELQTINVRHPGSALGFRVSANHDANRSVIFIPDNELDPFGDHADSASSRDALVDFARGAKVLIHDAMYTGTEYMEHRGWGHSSYRDAVDFAIAAEVETLVLFHHEPDRSDEAMDEMLALCHKMVLERNGSVNVIAAAEGMELTL; via the coding sequence GTGCGTTACGGCGGGAACACGACCTGCGTGGAGGTGCGCACCGACGACAACCATCTCGTCGTCCTCGACGCCGGGACCGGCATTCGCGAGTTGGGGCGCTCGCTGGTGGCCGACGGGAGCGGGCGCCCGATTCGCGGCGAGATCTTCTTCTCCCACGCGCACTGGGACCACATCCAGGGGCTCCCCTTCTTCACCCCCACCTTCCAGGCGGGGAACCACTTCACGTTGTGGGGCTCGCCGTCGCTGGAACGATCGCTCGAGGTGGTCCTGCGCCAGCAGATGAGCCCCGTCGTCTTCCCCGTCAACTTCGACCAGTTGAGCGCACGCATGGAAGTGCGCACGCTTGCCGGCCCGCGGTACGACGGCCCTGGCTACGAGCTGCAGACGATCAACGTCCGCCACCCGGGGAGCGCGCTGGGATTCCGCGTCTCGGCAAACCACGACGCCAACCGTTCGGTGATCTTCATTCCGGACAACGAACTCGACCCGTTCGGCGACCATGCGGATTCGGCTTCGTCGCGCGACGCATTGGTCGACTTCGCCCGCGGCGCCAAGGTCCTGATCCACGACGCGATGTACACGGGGACGGAGTACATGGAACATCGCGGCTGGGGACACTCGTCCTACCGCGACGCGGTCGACTTCGCGATCGCCGCCGAGGTGGAGACATTGGTCCTCTTCCACCACGAGCCTGACCGCAGCGACGAGGCAATGGACGAGATGCTCGCGCTGTGCCACAAGATGGTGCTCGAACGGAATGGCAGCGTGAACGTGATTGCAGCTGCCGAGGGGATGGAGCTGACGCTCTGA
- a CDS encoding Crp/Fnr family transcriptional regulator, whose product MDISNFLRSIPIFSKLDDAELQRFAELTREKNYPKGSVIVFEDDPGDSLFIVRDGRVKVVLIGEDGREVILGVLGVGEHFGELSLIDDQPRSAHVIAMEDTNLLVLRRDDFRRRVEANPAVAWSLLVELARRLRRADAKIHGLALLDVPGRIARLLLDFAEEGGKDTIEKPLTHQTIAHMIGASRETVSRTIRDFQIQGLIRVERRRISVANRPSLKQLAQARV is encoded by the coding sequence ATGGATATCAGCAACTTCCTTCGCTCCATTCCGATCTTCTCCAAACTCGACGACGCCGAACTCCAGCGCTTCGCCGAACTTACGCGCGAGAAGAACTATCCGAAGGGGAGCGTGATCGTCTTCGAGGACGATCCCGGCGACTCGCTCTTCATCGTCCGCGACGGCCGCGTGAAGGTCGTCCTGATCGGCGAAGACGGACGTGAAGTCATCCTCGGCGTCCTCGGCGTCGGCGAGCACTTCGGAGAGCTGTCACTCATCGACGACCAGCCGCGATCGGCGCACGTGATCGCGATGGAGGATACGAACCTTCTCGTGTTGCGTCGCGACGATTTCCGCCGACGAGTCGAAGCCAATCCGGCGGTCGCCTGGTCGCTCCTGGTCGAGTTGGCGCGCCGCCTGCGCCGCGCCGACGCCAAGATCCACGGCCTCGCGCTCCTCGACGTCCCGGGACGCATTGCCCGGCTCCTCCTCGACTTTGCCGAGGAAGGGGGAAAGGACACGATCGAGAAGCCGCTCACGCACCAGACGATCGCCCACATGATCGGGGCGAGCCGCGAGACGGTGTCACGCACCATCCGCGACTTCCAGATCCAGGGGCTGATTCGCGTCGAGCGCCGGCGCATCTCGGTTGCCAACCGCCCGTCGCTCAAGCAACTCGCGCAGGCGCGCGTGTAA
- the rpmE gene encoding 50S ribosomal protein L31, protein MKADIHPEYATATVKCACGNSWQTRSTIGELHLDICSNCHPFFTGKQKLVDTAGRVERFRQKYAGKSA, encoded by the coding sequence GTGAAAGCTGACATCCATCCGGAGTACGCCACCGCGACCGTGAAGTGCGCCTGCGGCAACAGCTGGCAGACGCGTTCCACGATCGGCGAACTCCACCTCGATATCTGCTCCAACTGCCACCCCTTCTTCACCGGGAAGCAGAAGCTCGTGGACACCGCGGGACGCGTTGAGCGCTTCCGCCAGAAGTACGCCGGGAAGTCGGCCTGA
- the prfA gene encoding peptide chain release factor 1: protein MSLRDRLADAVARAAEVERELSDPATAKDSRKLAALGREHQRLGAVVELANRIRRTEDELAQARELVSIDDPEMAAEATAEVERLAHALEQMDVDLKPLLVPHDPLDDRPAIVEIRAGTGGDEAALFAADLYRMYTRYIERHGGWRIEIMSHSDATLGGIKEVVFKVIGDGAFGAMRWESGVHRVQRVPATEAAGRIHTSAATVAVLPEAEEVDVSIDDRDLRIDVYRASGPGGQGVNTTDSAVRITHLPTGIVVSQQDQRSQIQNKAKAMEVLRARILDQRLSEIQSERARMRKTQVGTGDRSAKIRTYNFPQSRVTDHRINVTLYDISRVIDGDIGKLIEALRLADTEEKLSGDSAA from the coding sequence CTGAGCCTCCGCGACCGCTTAGCGGACGCCGTCGCGCGCGCCGCCGAAGTCGAGCGTGAACTCTCCGATCCAGCGACCGCCAAGGACTCCAGGAAGCTGGCAGCGCTAGGTCGCGAGCATCAGCGCCTCGGCGCGGTGGTCGAGCTGGCGAACCGCATTCGCAGGACCGAGGACGAGCTCGCGCAGGCGCGCGAGCTCGTTTCCATTGACGACCCCGAAATGGCCGCCGAGGCCACCGCCGAGGTCGAGCGACTCGCGCACGCCCTCGAACAGATGGACGTGGACCTCAAGCCGCTCCTCGTCCCGCACGACCCGCTCGACGACCGCCCGGCCATCGTCGAGATACGCGCCGGCACCGGCGGCGACGAGGCGGCGCTCTTCGCCGCCGACCTGTATCGCATGTACACCCGCTACATCGAGCGCCACGGCGGGTGGCGCATCGAGATCATGTCGCACTCCGACGCCACGCTGGGCGGCATCAAGGAAGTCGTCTTCAAGGTCATTGGCGACGGCGCCTTTGGTGCCATGCGCTGGGAGTCCGGGGTGCATCGGGTGCAACGCGTCCCCGCCACCGAAGCCGCCGGACGTATTCACACCTCCGCCGCGACGGTCGCCGTCCTTCCGGAGGCGGAAGAAGTGGACGTGAGCATCGACGACAGGGACCTCCGCATCGACGTCTATCGCGCGTCGGGGCCAGGGGGGCAGGGGGTGAACACCACCGACTCCGCGGTGCGCATCACGCACCTCCCCACCGGCATCGTCGTCTCCCAGCAGGACCAGCGCTCGCAGATCCAGAACAAGGCGAAGGCGATGGAGGTGCTCCGCGCTCGCATCCTCGACCAGCGCCTCTCGGAGATCCAGTCTGAGCGCGCCCGCATGCGCAAGACGCAGGTCGGCACCGGCGACCGTTCGGCGAAGATCCGCACCTACAACTTCCCGCAGAGCCGCGTCACCGATCACCGCATCAATGTCACCCTCTACGACATCTCCCGAGTGATTGACGGTGACATCGGCAAGCTGATCGAAGCACTGCGACTCGCCGACACGGAAGAGAAGCTCTCCGGCGACTCGGCCGCGTAA
- the prmC gene encoding peptide chain release factor N(5)-glutamine methyltransferase codes for MLRPAFGHAAEREARDLVAAVLEQPRHWPSTSAATRLGEVEQGRVLAAAARRRAGAPLAYAVGTAAFRHLLLGVDERVLIPRPETEYLIDVVLGTPQGKGGGLAVDIGTGSGAIALALAGEGPFSRVVATDISNDALAVARANAARCASSLRCSVEFRAGDALAPLHDMAHEVDAIVSNPPYIAFAEARELPPSVRDWEPPQALICPEDGMAVSGVIVAGGWKLLRPGGLLAFETDARRAGRLADLVRRHGAYEDVRVIPDLAGRDRFVLATRRS; via the coding sequence GTGCTGCGCCCGGCGTTCGGCCACGCCGCCGAGCGAGAAGCCCGCGACCTCGTGGCCGCGGTGCTGGAGCAGCCTCGCCACTGGCCTTCGACGTCGGCGGCCACGCGACTCGGCGAGGTGGAGCAGGGGCGCGTGCTGGCGGCCGCCGCCCGACGGCGCGCCGGAGCCCCGCTGGCCTACGCGGTGGGGACCGCGGCCTTTCGTCACCTCCTCCTTGGCGTCGACGAGCGCGTCCTGATTCCGCGCCCCGAAACGGAGTACCTGATCGACGTCGTCCTCGGCACGCCGCAGGGGAAGGGCGGCGGCCTGGCCGTCGATATTGGGACCGGTTCCGGAGCCATTGCACTGGCGCTGGCGGGCGAGGGGCCCTTTTCGCGCGTGGTTGCCACGGACATCTCCAACGACGCGCTGGCCGTGGCCCGCGCCAACGCGGCGCGCTGCGCGTCGTCGCTTCGCTGTTCCGTCGAGTTTCGCGCCGGCGACGCGCTGGCGCCGTTGCACGACATGGCGCATGAGGTCGACGCCATCGTCTCCAATCCCCCGTATATTGCCTTTGCCGAGGCGCGGGAACTGCCGCCTTCGGTCCGGGACTGGGAGCCTCCCCAGGCGCTCATCTGTCCCGAGGACGGCATGGCCGTTTCGGGGGTGATCGTGGCCGGCGGGTGGAAGCTGTTGCGCCCCGGCGGACTGCTCGCCTTCGAGACGGATGCGCGCCGGGCCGGGCGACTGGCCGACCTGGTGCGACGCCACGGCGCCTACGAGGACGTTCGCGTGATCCCCGACCTTGCCGGCCGGGACCGCTTTGTCCTGGCAACACGTCGATCCTGA
- a CDS encoding YlbF family regulator — MIDSKAKELGRLLGQSDQYKALKRANDGLGADKDTVMILRRMEELRTDAQRIIEGGEEPTAEMEREMDTLLGRVQGNASYQAAVAAQENFDKLMMQVNSWIAEGIKSGAASPIITLA; from the coding sequence ATGATTGACTCGAAGGCGAAGGAACTCGGACGCCTCCTTGGGCAGAGCGACCAGTACAAGGCGCTCAAGCGGGCCAACGACGGCCTTGGCGCCGACAAGGACACGGTGATGATTCTGCGCCGCATGGAAGAGCTGCGCACCGACGCCCAGCGCATCATCGAGGGCGGCGAGGAGCCGACCGCCGAGATGGAGCGCGAGATGGACACGCTCCTCGGGCGCGTCCAGGGGAATGCGTCGTACCAGGCCGCCGTCGCTGCCCAGGAGAACTTCGACAAGCTCATGATGCAGGTGAACAGCTGGATTGCCGAGGGGATCAAGTCCGGCGCCGCATCCCCGATCATCACGCTCGCCTGA
- the tmk gene encoding dTMP kinase, translating to MSTGALAAEGARRGALVVLEGAEGVGKTTQLRRLADRLRLTDTPHCTVREPGGTPAGDEIRRLLLDPAMHIAPRAEALLFMASRAQLVDDVVRPAIARGAVVLLDRFFLSTYAYQVAGRGLDETGVQSANGFATGGLSPDVTLLLDLPDGEGFGRISARGEHDRIERSGDDFHTRVTRAFRDFASPAWQARHPECGPIVMIDALGSEDDVARRVWETLSARLPETFLPVRGSHL from the coding sequence GTGAGCACAGGTGCACTCGCGGCTGAAGGCGCACGGCGCGGCGCGCTGGTGGTGCTCGAGGGGGCGGAGGGCGTCGGCAAGACGACGCAGCTTCGGCGCCTCGCGGACCGGTTGCGGCTGACGGATACGCCGCACTGCACCGTGCGCGAACCCGGCGGTACGCCGGCGGGCGACGAGATCCGCCGTCTCCTCCTCGACCCCGCCATGCACATCGCCCCGCGCGCGGAAGCGCTGCTCTTCATGGCCTCGCGCGCCCAACTCGTCGACGACGTCGTGCGCCCCGCCATCGCTCGTGGCGCGGTGGTCCTCCTCGATCGCTTCTTCCTCTCGACCTACGCCTACCAAGTGGCCGGGCGCGGGCTCGACGAGACCGGGGTGCAATCGGCCAACGGCTTCGCGACCGGCGGCCTCTCGCCCGACGTCACGCTCCTCCTCGACCTCCCGGACGGCGAGGGGTTCGGGCGCATCAGCGCCCGGGGCGAGCACGACCGCATCGAACGCTCGGGCGACGACTTCCACACCCGCGTGACTCGCGCCTTTCGCGATTTTGCCTCTCCGGCGTGGCAAGCCCGACACCCGGAGTGCGGTCCCATCGTAATGATCGATGCCCTGGGGAGCGAGGACGACGTGGCGCGCCGAGTATGGGAAACGCTCTCGGCGCGGCTCCCTGAAACGTTTCTCCCCGTTCGAGGGTCTCACCTCTAG
- a CDS encoding S41 family peptidase, producing MPIRSRLFVVMTAMGSSLVFGGWLLGRGLRSGAHGSVDGERLFDQVVQHVRRYYVDSVSTADLFDKALVGMMDELGDPHSLYLKPERLKRLNEITTGNYTGLGIQVDIRDGWPTVLAPLPGGPAERAGLMSGDRLVEVGGKGTRDLTGDEVRALLRGPVGSAIDLMIERAGSPTPIPVRVTRGEIHRRAVRRTALLDGGVGYVDVDVFSDSTQLEVSRAIDSLSTAGMTSLVLDLRGNLGGLLAQGVGVSDLFLDKGKAIVSIRGRTPEANGIFTDSQQQRWPRLPVVILVDDGSASASEIVAGALQDHDRALLVGRTTYGKGSAQSLFPTTTGGALKLTTARWYTPSGRSIDRRTGEGGDTTEDADRPRFKSDAGRTILGGGGIIPDVVAGDTAQSPQELALAGALGKRIPQFRDALTAHALSVKQSPPSSPDFTVTQEMRDGLWRVMQARGLSFDRKIYDDAAPIVSHLIAREVSRYVFGPAAEARRSINDDEVIQEARRLVAGARTPQDVLSAATSHAAAR from the coding sequence ATGCCGATCCGTTCACGCCTGTTCGTGGTGATGACTGCTATGGGGAGCTCTCTCGTCTTTGGCGGGTGGCTCCTGGGCCGCGGCCTGCGCAGCGGCGCGCATGGGTCGGTGGACGGCGAACGGCTCTTCGACCAGGTGGTGCAGCACGTGCGGCGCTACTACGTCGACTCGGTCTCGACCGCCGACCTCTTCGACAAGGCGCTGGTCGGGATGATGGACGAGCTGGGCGATCCGCACTCGCTCTATCTCAAGCCGGAGCGCCTCAAGCGGCTCAACGAGATCACGACCGGGAACTACACCGGGCTCGGGATCCAGGTCGACATTCGCGATGGCTGGCCGACGGTCCTTGCCCCGCTCCCGGGCGGTCCGGCCGAGCGTGCCGGGCTGATGAGCGGCGACCGCCTGGTGGAGGTGGGGGGAAAGGGGACGCGCGACCTCACCGGTGACGAGGTGCGTGCCCTGTTGCGCGGGCCCGTGGGATCGGCCATCGACCTGATGATCGAGCGTGCCGGGTCGCCCACGCCGATTCCCGTGCGCGTCACGCGCGGTGAAATCCACCGCCGCGCCGTGCGGCGCACCGCGCTGCTGGACGGCGGCGTGGGTTATGTCGATGTGGACGTCTTTTCCGACTCCACGCAGTTGGAGGTGTCGCGGGCGATCGATTCGCTCTCCACCGCGGGGATGACGTCGCTGGTGCTCGACCTGCGCGGCAACCTGGGAGGGCTGCTGGCCCAGGGCGTCGGCGTCTCCGATCTCTTTCTCGACAAGGGAAAGGCTATCGTCTCGATTCGTGGTCGCACCCCCGAGGCCAACGGGATCTTCACCGATTCGCAGCAGCAGCGCTGGCCCCGGCTCCCGGTGGTGATCCTGGTGGACGATGGCAGCGCCAGCGCCTCGGAGATCGTCGCCGGCGCGTTGCAGGACCACGACCGCGCGCTGCTGGTGGGACGCACGACGTACGGCAAGGGGAGCGCGCAGTCGCTCTTTCCCACCACGACAGGTGGCGCGCTCAAGCTCACCACGGCGCGGTGGTATACGCCGTCGGGGCGGTCGATCGACCGGCGCACGGGCGAAGGCGGCGACACTACCGAGGATGCCGACCGCCCGCGTTTCAAGTCCGACGCCGGGCGCACCATTCTCGGCGGGGGCGGCATCATTCCCGACGTTGTGGCTGGCGACACGGCGCAGAGTCCGCAGGAGCTGGCACTCGCCGGCGCGTTAGGCAAGCGGATCCCCCAGTTTCGCGACGCCCTCACCGCCCACGCGCTCAGCGTGAAGCAGTCGCCGCCGTCGTCGCCCGACTTCACGGTGACGCAGGAGATGCGCGACGGGCTCTGGCGCGTGATGCAGGCGCGCGGGCTCTCGTTCGATCGCAAGATCTACGACGACGCGGCGCCGATTGTCTCGCACCTCATCGCCCGCGAGGTCTCGCGCTACGTCTTTGGCCCGGCCGCCGAGGCGCGTCGCTCGATCAATGACGACGAGGTGATCCAGGAGGCGCGACGCCTCGTGGCGGGGGCCCGCACCCCGCAGGACGTCCTCTCGGCCGCCACGTCGCACGCTGCGGCGCGTTAG